A region of Moorena producens PAL-8-15-08-1 DNA encodes the following proteins:
- a CDS encoding actin-binding WH2 domain-containing protein, protein MEFLGDRQRFLKEVDQGIRIDIKIISLLIASSAFFGIYGGIIGSFSNPLQIISSAIKLPALYLLTLLICLPTLYFYEISSGSKRNFGQYLALLLAATSVISVMLFGFAPITLFFRLSIDDYTFFQLLNIVIFCITGLIGVNVFYQCMQFITEQKAEENTYRTKILKAWLVLYGFVGSQLGWTLRPFFGSPGEPFALFRELESNFYMHVLQLIGKMIGWV, encoded by the coding sequence ATGGAGTTTTTGGGCGATCGCCAAAGATTCCTGAAGGAGGTTGACCAAGGGATTAGGATTGATATCAAGATTATTTCTTTATTAATTGCCAGCTCGGCCTTTTTTGGGATTTATGGTGGAATTATCGGCTCGTTTAGTAACCCCCTCCAGATTATCTCTTCAGCTATCAAACTTCCGGCGCTATACCTCTTAACGTTGTTAATTTGTTTGCCGACTTTATATTTTTATGAGATTAGCTCAGGCTCTAAACGTAATTTTGGGCAGTACCTAGCTTTGCTTTTGGCGGCGACATCTGTGATTAGTGTGATGCTATTTGGCTTTGCTCCTATCACTCTCTTTTTCCGTCTATCGATTGATGATTATACATTTTTTCAGCTCTTAAATATAGTAATATTTTGCATCACTGGGTTAATTGGTGTCAATGTGTTTTACCAATGTATGCAATTTATCACTGAGCAAAAAGCTGAAGAAAACACATATCGCACTAAGATTCTTAAAGCTTGGTTAGTGCTCTATGGATTTGTTGGGAGTCAATTGGGATGGACTCTCAGACCATTCTTCGGATCTCCTGGAGAACCTTTTGCCCTATTTCGCGAGCTAGAGAGTAATTTTTATATGCATGTGTTGCAGTTAATTGGTAAAATGATCGGCTGGGTTTAA